The following nucleotide sequence is from Pseudomonas putida S13.1.2.
GACCTATAACAGGGTCGCGTTACAGCATCGTCTTTTACAATGAATCAAGCAATTCGTGTGGGAGCTCATCAGCAGGCTGATGTCGTCGATTAAGGAGGTGATCCAGCCGCAGGTTCCCCTACGGCTACCTTGTTACGACTTCACCCCAGTCATGAATCACACCGTGGTAACCGTCCTCCCGAAGGTTAGACTAGCTACTTCTGGTGCAACCCACTCCCATGGTGTGACGGGCGGTGTGTACAAGGCCCGGGAACGTATTCACCGCGACATTCTGATTCGCGATTACTAGCGATTCCGACTTCACGCAGTCGAGTTGCAGACTGCGATCCGGACTACGATCGGTTTTGTGAGATTAGCTCCACCTCGCGGCTTGGCAACCCTCTGTACCGACCATTGTAGCACGTGTGTAGCCCAGGCCGTAAGGGCCATGATGACTTGACGTCATCCCCACCTTCCTCCGGTTTGTCACCGGCAGTCTCCTTAGAGTGCCCACCATTACGTGCTGGTAACTAAGGACAAGGGTTGCGCTCGTTACGGGACTTAACCCAACATCTCACGACACGAGCTGACGACAGCCATGCAGCACCTGTGTCAGAGTTCCCGAAGGCACCAATCCATCTCTGGAAAGTTCTCTGCATGTCAAGGCCTGGTAAGGTTCTTCGCGTTGCTTCGAATTAAACCACATGCTCCACCGCTTGTGCGGGCCCCCGTCAATTCATTTGAGTTTTAACCTTGCGGCCGTACTCCCCAGGCGGTCAACTTAATGCGTTAGCTGCGCCACTAAAATCTCAAGGATTCCAACGGCTAGTTGACATCGTTTACGGCGTGGACTACCAGGGTATCTAATCCTGTTTGCTCCCCACGCTTTCGCACCTCAGTGTCAGTATCAGTCCAGGTGGTCGCCTTCGCCACTGGTGTTCCTTCCTATATCTACGCATTTCACCGCTACACAGGAAATTCCACCACCCTCTACCGTACTCTAGCTTGCCAGTTTTGGATGCAGTTCCCAGGTTGAGCCCGGGGCTTTCACATTCAACTTAACAAACCACCTACGCGCGCTTTACGCCCAGTAATTCCGATTAACGCTTGCACCCTCTGTATTACCGCGGCTGCTGGCACAGAGTTAGCCGGTGCTTATTCTGTCGGTAACGTCAAAACACTAACGTATTAGGTTAATGCCCTTCCTCCCAACTTAAAGTGCTTTACAATCCGAAGACCTTCTTCACACACGCGGCATGGCTGGATCAGGCTTTCGCCCATTGTCCAATATTCCCCACTGCTGCCTCCCGTAGGAGTCTGGACCGTGTCTCAGTTCCAGTGTGACTGATCATCCTCTCAGACCAGTTACGGATCGTCGCCTTGGTGAGCCATTACCTCACCAACTAGCTAATCCGACCTAGGCTCATCTGATAGCGCAAGGCCCGAAGGTCCCCTGCTTTCTCCCGTAGGACGTATGCGGTATTAGCGTTCCTTTCGAAACGTTGTCCCCCACTACCAGGCAGATTCCTAGGCATTACTCACCCGTCCGCCGCTGAATCGAAGAGCAAGCTCTTCTCATCCGCTCGACTTGCATGTGTTAGGCCTGCCGCCAGCGTTCAATCTGAGCCATGATCAAACTCTTCAGTTCAATACTGCTTGGGTTTTTAAGAAACCCTAAACTTGGCTCAGCAATCTCAAATGACTATGTGATTTCTCGCATGGTCACTTGTGATGCTGATAATCTTTTTGACTATCAGTCCGTACTCACAAGCACCCACACGAATTGCTTGATTCGATTTGTTAAAGAGCGTTTGGTTAAGAGCTTTTCGTCTCAACCGAGGCGCGCATTCTACGCTTTCCTCAGAGCCTGTCAAGCGTTTATTTTGAAGTTTTTTGCGAGAAACTCGTTTAGCTTCAAACACTTAACTCGCTGCGATCTCTCGTAGCGGGAGGTGAATCATACAGCGTTTAGAAGCGCTGTCAACCACCGTTTCAACCGCTTGCGATCATTTGATCGTAGCCCTTCCAGCATCACCTTAACTACCTAACTCATTGAATCTCAAGGAGTTTGTCGTTCCGATGTCGCTGGAAGTGGGGCGCATTATAAGGGGATTCGAGAGGGCGTCAACCTTTAATTTCAAGAAACTGAAATATGAGGGAAAAAGACCCTATGAAGGCCACCAGATGTCCGCCACAACACATGCAGCGCCTGGGAGATCGAGCGCCGCGCGGGCGGCGCTCGATCTCCCAGGCGTTGCAAGCCTCAAGGCGCCCCCCCAAAAAACAAAGCGGGGAGGCCTTTCGGCCTCCCCGCTTCTATATAGCTACACCTACAAGCGCTCACTCAGCCTTGAGGGTAACCCGCGCAAATGACTTTTTGCCCGCCTGGCACACATGGGTCGCACCCAGCGCAAACACGAAGTCACGATCCACTACCGCACCATCGACTTTAACAGCGCCGCCACTCAGCAGGTCCCGCGCCTGAGCCGAGTTCTTTACCAGGCCAGCCCGGTTCAGTACGGCAGCAATCGGCAAGTCTTCCGCTGCTGCCACTTCGACTTCCGGCAGGTCTTCCGGCAACTCGCCTTCTTTCATGCGGTTACCTGCACCACGGTGAGCGTTGGCCGCAGCCTCCTCACCATGGAAGCGCGCAACGATCTCTTCGGCCAGCTTGATCTTGATGTCGCGCGGGTTGACACCCTTGGCGACATCAGCACGGAACTGCTCGATCTCTTCCATCGAACGGAAGCTCAACAGCTCGAAGTAACGCCACATCAAGGTATCCGGGATAGAGACCAGCTTGCTGTACATCACCCCCGGCGCTTCCTGGATACCTACATAGTTGCCCAGCGACTTGGACATCTTCTTCACGCCATCGAGCCCTTCGAGCAACGGCATGGTCACGATGTTCTGCGCTTCCTGGCCATAGGCGCGCTGCAGCTCACGCCCCATCAGCAGGTTGAACTTCTGATCGGTACCACCCAGCTCGACGTCCGCCTTCAGCGCCACCGAGTCATAGCCCTGCACCAGCGGGTAGAGGAACTCGTGAATGGCGATCGGCTGGTTGGTGGTGTAGCGCTTGTCAAAGTCATCGCGTTCAAGCATGCGCGCCACGGTGTACTGCGACGCCAGGCGAATGAAGTCAGCCGGGGTCAGCTTGTCCATCCAGGTGGAGTTGAACGCAACCTCGGTCTTGGCCGGGTCGAGAATCTTGAACACCTGCTGCTTATAGGTCTCGGCGTTGTCCAGCACCTGCTCACGGGTCAGCGGCGGGCGCGTGGCGCTCTTGCCGCTGGGGTCACCGATCATGCCGGTGAAGTCACCGATCAGGAAGATGACCTGGTGGCCCAGTTCCTGGAACTGACGCAGCTTGTTGATCAGCACCGTGTGGCCAAGGTGCAGGTCAGGCGCGGTCGGGTCGAAGCCGGCCTTGATGCGCAGAGGCTGGCCGCGCTTGAGCTTCTCCACCAGTTCCGACTCGACCAGTACTTCTTCCGCGCCGCGCTTTATAAGCGCCAGCTGCTCTTCAACCGACTTCATAGACAAACCCGCAAGGCTCAGATTCAGGGGGAGCCAACCATACAAGATCGGCCGCCAAATACAAGTTTCGCAAAGGAATGTGACCCGGGCACGGGCTTGCGGCGTCTACGCGCCCTTGCGTGAAAATGGATTTGGTTATATTTTATACAGTTATTTCATCTTCATCATGTCATTCATCTTTTCCATTTCACTTTTTCAAAGTCACCTTACCCATGACCAACCAACCGCCTAAAGCGCCCCCGCTTTATCCGAAAAGCCATCTGTTGGCGGCCAGCGGCATTGCCGCCCTGCTGAGTCTGGCTTTGCTGGTATTCCCCTCCAGCGAAGTGGAAGCCAAGAAAACCACCCTCAACCTCGAGCTGGAGAGCCCTGCCGAGCAGCTGAAAGACGAATCTCGCGCTGCGCCCCTGGTGCACGCCGAAGGTGAGCAAGGCTCGCCATTCGCCCAGATCGAAGAAGCCGCCCCCAAGACCCAGGCGGCCGAGCAACCCGCCCCTGCCGCCGAACCCGTCGCCGAAGCCGCCAAGGAGCCTGGCCACCGCGAGGTCACCGTGGCCCGTGGCGACACCCTGTCCACCCTGTTCGCAAAGGTCGGCCTGCCGAGCAATGCCGTGCACGATCTGCTGGCCAGCAACAAGCAGGCCAAGCAGTTCAGTCAGCTCAAGCACGGCCAGGTACTGCAGTTCGAGCTCGACAAAGACGGCCAACTGGCCAGCCTGCACAGCAAGGTCAGCAACCTCGAAACCATTCGCCTGACCAAGTCCGCCAAGGGCTACACCTTCAACCGTGAAATCAGCAAGCCCGTGGTGCGCACTGCCTACGCCCATGGCGTGATCAAGAGCTCGCTGTCGGCTTCGGCCCAGCGCGCCGGCCTGTCCCACAGCATGACCATGGACATGGCCCGGGTACTGGGTTACGACATCGACTTCGCTCAGGATATTCGCCCGGGCGACGAGTTCGATGTGGTCTACGAGCAAAAGGTGATGGACGGCAAGGTCGTCGGCACCGGCAACATTCTGTCCGCCCGCTTCACCAACCGCGGCAAGACCTACACTGCCGTGCGCTACACCAACAAGCAGGGCAACACCACCTACTACACCGCCGACGGCAACAGCCTGCGCAAGGCCTTCATCCGTACCCCGGTGGACTTTGCCCGTATCAGCTCGCGGTTTTCCGCTGGCCGCAAACACCCGATCCTGAACAAGATCCGCGCCCACAAAGGCGTCGACTACGCCGC
It contains:
- the tyrS gene encoding tyrosine--tRNA ligase, translated to MKSVEEQLALIKRGAEEVLVESELVEKLKRGQPLRIKAGFDPTAPDLHLGHTVLINKLRQFQELGHQVIFLIGDFTGMIGDPSGKSATRPPLTREQVLDNAETYKQQVFKILDPAKTEVAFNSTWMDKLTPADFIRLASQYTVARMLERDDFDKRYTTNQPIAIHEFLYPLVQGYDSVALKADVELGGTDQKFNLLMGRELQRAYGQEAQNIVTMPLLEGLDGVKKMSKSLGNYVGIQEAPGVMYSKLVSIPDTLMWRYFELLSFRSMEEIEQFRADVAKGVNPRDIKIKLAEEIVARFHGEEAAANAHRGAGNRMKEGELPEDLPEVEVAAAEDLPIAAVLNRAGLVKNSAQARDLLSGGAVKVDGAVVDRDFVFALGATHVCQAGKKSFARVTLKAE
- a CDS encoding peptidoglycan DD-metalloendopeptidase family protein, whose protein sequence is MTNQPPKAPPLYPKSHLLAASGIAALLSLALLVFPSSEVEAKKTTLNLELESPAEQLKDESRAAPLVHAEGEQGSPFAQIEEAAPKTQAAEQPAPAAEPVAEAAKEPGHREVTVARGDTLSTLFAKVGLPSNAVHDLLASNKQAKQFSQLKHGQVLQFELDKDGQLASLHSKVSNLETIRLTKSAKGYTFNREISKPVVRTAYAHGVIKSSLSASAQRAGLSHSMTMDMARVLGYDIDFAQDIRPGDEFDVVYEQKVMDGKVVGTGNILSARFTNRGKTYTAVRYTNKQGNTTYYTADGNSLRKAFIRTPVDFARISSRFSAGRKHPILNKIRAHKGVDYAAPRGTPIKAAGDGRIELAGRRGGYGNTVIIQHGNRYKTLYGHMQGFAKGIKTGSSVKQGQIIGYIGTTGLSTGPHLHYEFQVNGVHVDPLSQKVPMADPITKAERQRFLQQSQPLIARMDQEKATLLAANKR